A region from the Actinoplanes sp. OR16 genome encodes:
- the meaB gene encoding methylmalonyl Co-A mutase-associated GTPase MeaB, which yields MTRSRDVPSLVAKAREGDPRSVARLISLVENGDPALPEVAAAMAPYAGRAQVVGLTGAPGVGKSTTTNELVRALRETGARVGVLAVDPSSPFTGGAILGDRIRMQDHSADRGVYIRSMSSRGQLGGLSAATPQAVRVLEGAGCDVVLVETVGVGQAEVEIASLADTTLVLLAPGMGDAIQAVKAGVLEIADVFVINKADRPGADATYRDIQGMLALGERDPGDWRPQVTRAVAVKGEGLDDVVAAIGKHRDWLETSGNLQARRERRAAAEVSALALGVLRARMGDLSHGTALGELAAKVAAGELDPYRAADLLLESIS from the coding sequence GTGACCCGCTCCCGCGATGTGCCCTCTCTCGTCGCCAAGGCGAGGGAGGGCGACCCGCGGTCCGTCGCCCGGCTGATCAGCCTGGTGGAGAACGGCGACCCGGCGCTGCCCGAGGTCGCCGCCGCGATGGCGCCGTACGCCGGCCGTGCCCAGGTCGTCGGCCTCACCGGCGCGCCCGGCGTGGGCAAGTCCACCACCACGAACGAGCTGGTCCGTGCCCTGCGCGAGACCGGCGCCCGGGTCGGCGTGCTCGCCGTCGACCCGTCCAGCCCGTTCACCGGCGGCGCGATCCTCGGCGACCGGATCCGGATGCAGGACCACAGTGCCGACCGCGGCGTCTACATCCGGTCGATGTCGAGCCGTGGCCAGCTCGGCGGCCTCTCCGCGGCCACGCCCCAGGCGGTCCGGGTCCTGGAGGGCGCCGGCTGCGACGTCGTGCTGGTCGAGACGGTCGGCGTCGGCCAGGCCGAGGTGGAGATCGCCTCGCTCGCCGACACCACGCTGGTGCTGCTCGCCCCGGGCATGGGCGACGCGATCCAGGCGGTGAAGGCCGGCGTCCTGGAGATCGCCGACGTCTTCGTGATCAACAAGGCGGACCGGCCCGGCGCCGACGCCACCTACCGCGACATCCAGGGGATGCTCGCGCTCGGCGAGCGCGACCCCGGCGACTGGCGTCCGCAGGTGACCCGGGCGGTCGCGGTCAAGGGTGAGGGGCTCGACGACGTGGTGGCCGCGATCGGCAAGCACCGCGACTGGCTGGAGACCAGCGGCAACCTGCAGGCCCGGCGGGAGCGACGAGCGGCGGCCGAGGTGTCGGCGCTGGCGCTCGGCGTGCTCCGGGCACGGATGGGTGATCTCAGTCACGGCACGGCGCTGGGTGAGCTCGCCGCGAAGGTCGCCGCCGGTGAGCTGGATCCGTACCGAGCAGCTGATCTTCTCTTGGAGAGCATCTCCTAG
- a CDS encoding acetyl-CoA C-acetyltransferase, with product MTSSVIVSGARTPMGRLLGNLKHLSATALGGHAIAAALERAGVAPDQVQYVIMGQVLQAGAGQIPARQAAVAAGIPMTVPAITVNKVCLSGLDAIALADQLIRAGEFDVVVAGGMESMTNAPHLLTDQRAGRKFGDVTARDHMAFDGLTDPWAGISMGEATETSGTKLGITRAEQDAFAAASHQRAAAAQTSGRFAEEIAPVPAGGRGNPAPVDTDEGVRPDTTAESLAKLRPAFTADGTITAASSSPISDGAAAVVVMRKEKAEELGLTWIAEIVAHGNVAGPDSSLQSQPANAIRHALDKAGLAVDDLDLIEINEAFAQVVIQSARELKVSDEIVNVNGGAIALGHPIGMSGARLALTLALELKRRGGGLGAAGLCGGGGQGDALIIKVPAGSPVTEAPAAEVSAA from the coding sequence GTGACCAGCTCCGTCATCGTCAGTGGCGCCCGGACCCCGATGGGGCGCCTGCTCGGCAATCTCAAGCACCTCTCCGCCACCGCCCTGGGCGGCCACGCCATCGCCGCCGCCCTGGAGCGCGCCGGCGTCGCCCCCGACCAGGTGCAATACGTGATCATGGGTCAGGTCCTGCAGGCCGGCGCCGGGCAGATCCCGGCCCGGCAGGCCGCCGTCGCCGCGGGCATCCCGATGACCGTCCCGGCGATCACCGTCAACAAGGTCTGCCTCTCCGGCCTCGACGCGATCGCCCTGGCCGACCAGCTGATCCGGGCCGGCGAGTTCGACGTCGTGGTGGCCGGCGGCATGGAGTCGATGACGAACGCGCCGCACCTGCTCACCGACCAGCGGGCCGGGCGTAAGTTCGGTGACGTGACGGCCCGCGACCACATGGCGTTCGACGGGCTCACCGACCCGTGGGCCGGCATCTCGATGGGCGAGGCGACCGAGACCAGCGGCACGAAGCTCGGGATCACCCGGGCCGAGCAGGACGCGTTCGCGGCCGCCAGCCACCAGCGGGCCGCCGCCGCGCAGACCTCCGGCCGGTTCGCCGAGGAGATCGCCCCGGTCCCGGCCGGCGGCCGCGGCAACCCCGCACCGGTCGACACCGACGAGGGCGTGCGCCCGGACACCACCGCCGAGTCGCTGGCCAAGCTGCGCCCGGCCTTCACCGCCGACGGCACCATCACGGCGGCCTCCTCCTCGCCGATCTCGGACGGCGCCGCCGCCGTCGTGGTGATGCGCAAGGAGAAGGCCGAGGAGCTCGGTCTCACGTGGATCGCCGAGATCGTGGCGCACGGCAACGTGGCCGGGCCGGACAGCTCGCTGCAGTCGCAGCCGGCGAACGCGATCCGGCACGCCCTCGACAAGGCCGGCCTCGCGGTGGACGACCTCGACCTCATCGAGATCAACGAGGCGTTCGCCCAGGTGGTCATCCAGTCGGCGCGCGAGCTCAAGGTCAGCGACGAGATCGTCAACGTGAACGGCGGCGCGATCGCACTCGGCCACCCGATCGGCATGTCCGGCGCCCGGCTGGCCCTGACCCTGGCCCTGGAGCTGAAGCGGCGCGGCGGCGGTCTGGGCGCGGCCGGCCTCTGCGGCGGTGGCGGCCAGGGCGACGCGCTGATCATCAAGGTGCCGGCCGGCTCGCCGGTGACCGAGGCGCCCGCGGCCGAGGTCTCGGCGGCGTGA
- a CDS encoding PadR family transcriptional regulator produces the protein MKRSPLAMVLLALLVEAPTHPYRMQQMIKERGQDQLVNVAQRNSVYQALDRLVREGLVRPGGTSREAGRPERTVYEVTDEGAATLRRWLLETLPEPAREFPEFPVSLALLALLTPEETRELLRRRLATLEDRAAGVEAQAPPGLPRLFLIEDEYRVVMLRAEIEWLRRVVADLETGRLTWDLALIEETLTRFG, from the coding sequence ATGAAGAGGTCCCCCCTCGCGATGGTTCTGCTGGCGCTGCTCGTCGAGGCGCCCACGCACCCGTACCGGATGCAGCAGATGATCAAAGAGCGCGGGCAGGACCAGCTGGTCAACGTCGCCCAGCGGAACAGCGTCTACCAGGCTCTCGACCGGCTGGTCCGGGAAGGCCTGGTCCGGCCCGGCGGCACCAGCCGGGAGGCGGGACGGCCGGAGCGCACCGTCTACGAGGTGACCGACGAGGGCGCGGCGACCCTGCGGCGGTGGCTGCTGGAGACCCTGCCGGAGCCGGCTCGCGAGTTCCCCGAGTTCCCGGTCTCGCTGGCGCTCCTGGCGCTGCTCACCCCGGAGGAGACACGGGAGTTGCTGCGGCGCCGGCTGGCCACGCTGGAGGACCGGGCGGCGGGCGTCGAGGCGCAGGCGCCGCCCGGGCTGCCCCGCCTCTTCCTGATCGAGGACGAGTACCGCGTCGTCATGCTGCGCGCGGAGATCGAGTGGTTGCGCCGTGTGGTGGCCGATCTGGAGACCGGCCGCCTCACCTGGGACCTCGCGCTGATCGAGGAGACCCTGACGCGCTTCGGCTAG
- the mce gene encoding methylmalonyl-CoA epimerase, with translation MTDVSSSNTRPENVTAAFAEGLELLRIDHVGIAVPDLDAAIEFYERNLGLRCVHEETNEEQGVREAMLSVGDGSGPRIQLLAPLRPDSAIAKFLDRSGPGLQQLAYTVADVEAAAAALRTKGLRLLYDTPRRGTAGSRINFVHPKDAGGVLVELVEPA, from the coding sequence ATGACGGACGTCTCATCGAGCAACACCCGGCCCGAGAATGTCACAGCCGCCTTCGCCGAAGGCCTCGAGTTGCTGCGCATCGACCACGTGGGGATCGCGGTCCCCGACCTGGACGCGGCCATCGAGTTCTACGAGCGGAATCTCGGCCTCCGGTGCGTGCACGAGGAGACCAACGAGGAGCAGGGCGTCCGCGAGGCGATGCTGAGCGTGGGCGACGGCAGCGGGCCCCGGATCCAGTTGCTGGCGCCGCTGCGGCCAGACTCGGCGATCGCGAAGTTCCTCGACCGCAGCGGCCCCGGGCTGCAGCAACTGGCCTACACGGTGGCCGACGTGGAGGCGGCGGCGGCCGCGCTGCGGACCAAGGGGCTTCGCCTCCTGTACGACACGCCACGCCGGGGCACGGCCGGTTCGCGAATCAACTTCGTCCATCCCAAGGACGCCGGCGGGGTGCTGGTCGAGCTGGTCGAGCCGGCTTGA